The following are from one region of the Desulfovibrio sp. TomC genome:
- a CDS encoding DUF6573 family protein, which produces MDDWPIIFSYTRAQAIADGVLVDVTTQAAQIGFKVHTVVTDHLYNEYVAPPAGLEGEGQSVEGRLQDLLFRTLLAAKAIRDSDRAEFDVLFLMAPGRWDTAHVVAAIGPGDQGEPVMTIMLPEDD; this is translated from the coding sequence ATGGACGACTGGCCGATCATTTTCAGCTACACCCGCGCCCAGGCCATCGCGGACGGCGTCTTGGTCGACGTCACCACCCAGGCGGCACAGATTGGTTTCAAGGTGCACACGGTGGTCACCGACCATCTATATAATGAATACGTGGCACCGCCGGCCGGACTGGAGGGCGAAGGGCAATCTGTCGAAGGACGCCTCCAGGACTTGCTCTTTCGCACCCTGCTCGCGGCTAAGGCTATCAGGGATAGTGACCGCGCCGAATTTGACGTCCTGTTTCTCATGGCACCGGGGCGGTGGGACACGGCCCATGTTGTGGCAGCCATCGGCCCAGGCGACCAGGGCGAGCCGGTCATGACTATCATGCTGCCCGAAGACGATTAG
- a CDS encoding HAD family hydrolase, protein MRKQSTIKLFFQEAQQAGRFASLVVVSLLLAVPGVLAQADPLPSWNDGPAKQAIVAFVQTTTDTSHPDYVPPEARIATFDQDGTTWVEYPVYTQARYCFDRVATLAQEKPELKDIKPFKTVLSGDKAAIAGLPMADLEKIIGATMTGMTVEALTGQVQQWLETARDTRWKRSYAELVYQPMLEVMQYLRANGYKTYFVTGGSQDFVRAFAQSVYAIPPEQVVGTMGATTFGYDAAGRPKLTEEPRLLLDDNGPGKPEGIHLMIGRRPVAAFGNSVGDREMLEYTQAGSGARLMMLVHHDDAGREYAYGPASKVGTFTDALMAQAKQQNWVVISMKNDWKRIFPWEQ, encoded by the coding sequence ATGCGTAAACAATCCACAATAAAACTATTTTTTCAGGAAGCGCAGCAGGCTGGCCGTTTCGCCTCCCTGGTTGTTGTTTCCCTGCTGTTGGCTGTGCCGGGTGTCCTGGCCCAGGCCGACCCCTTGCCCTCCTGGAACGACGGGCCGGCCAAGCAGGCCATTGTCGCCTTCGTGCAGACGACGACCGACACATCCCACCCGGACTATGTCCCGCCCGAGGCCCGTATCGCCACGTTTGACCAGGATGGCACGACCTGGGTCGAATATCCCGTGTACACCCAGGCGCGCTATTGTTTCGACCGGGTGGCAACTCTGGCTCAGGAAAAGCCGGAGCTTAAGGATATTAAGCCCTTCAAGACAGTCTTATCCGGGGACAAAGCGGCCATCGCCGGGCTGCCGATGGCGGATCTGGAAAAAATTATTGGCGCAACCATGACCGGCATGACTGTGGAAGCACTGACCGGGCAAGTGCAACAGTGGCTCGAAACAGCCCGCGATACTCGGTGGAAACGGTCCTATGCCGAACTCGTCTATCAGCCCATGCTGGAAGTGATGCAGTATTTGCGCGCAAACGGTTACAAGACCTATTTTGTCACCGGCGGCAGTCAGGATTTCGTGCGCGCATTCGCCCAGTCCGTCTATGCCATTCCGCCAGAGCAAGTGGTCGGGACCATGGGGGCGACCACGTTCGGTTACGACGCGGCCGGCCGCCCGAAGCTCACCGAGGAACCCCGGTTACTGCTTGACGACAACGGGCCGGGCAAGCCTGAGGGAATCCACCTCATGATCGGCCGACGTCCGGTCGCGGCCTTTGGCAACTCCGTCGGCGACAGGGAAATGCTTGAATACACCCAGGCCGGCAGCGGCGCGAGGCTCATGATGCTGGTGCATCATGACGACGCTGGGCGTGAATACGCCTATGGTCCGGCATCCAAGGTTGGAACCTTTACCGATGCGCTCATGGCGCAAGCCAAGCAACAAAACTGGGTGGTTATCAGCATGAAGAACGACTGGAAGCGCATTTTTCCCTGGGAGCAATAG
- a CDS encoding arylsulfatase — translation MNSRATIYSVLITLMAAFTIAASPAAAQKKPNILFIMGDDVGWFNIGAYHQGMMSGKTPNLDKLAADGMRFTDYYAEASCTAGRANFITGELPIRTGLTTVGQAGADVGMPDQAVTLATVLKAQGYATGQFGKNHLGDLNKYLPTVHGFDEFFGYLYHLDAMSDPYWFDYPQDWIDKTGPRNLVHCYATDVDDPTVMPRWGKVGKQKIVDEGPLAPFADMKNRQNWQVGRPAKYNMETFDEVLVESSKAFMDKAKKDGKPFFVWHNTTRMHVFTFLSQKYQGMMNPKDNYNLEEAGMAQLDDSVGALIKHLEEIGEADNTIIVFTTDNGAEVFTWPDGGMTPFKATKGTAYEGGFRVPAIIKWPGKIKPGSVENGIFSGLDWLPTFAAAAGNPDITEQLLKGVKLGDRTYKNHLDGYNQMDLLTGKGPSNRQELFYFAGAQLGALRINDMKFQFIQQPYGWPGEKVTTDMPTIINLRQDPFERTPTTRGETTNNGGMGYVNDFYSREFWRFVMVQQYVGKLAMTALEYPPMQDPASFNLSAIKAKVDEAIKNHEGQ, via the coding sequence ATGAACAGTCGCGCAACAATTTATTCCGTGCTGATCACTTTGATGGCCGCGTTCACCATTGCTGCAAGTCCTGCCGCCGCTCAGAAAAAACCGAACATCTTGTTTATTATGGGTGACGACGTCGGCTGGTTTAATATCGGGGCCTATCACCAGGGCATGATGTCCGGCAAGACGCCCAATCTTGACAAATTGGCCGCAGACGGCATGCGGTTTACCGACTACTATGCCGAAGCCAGTTGTACGGCGGGTCGCGCCAACTTCATCACTGGAGAGTTGCCGATCCGCACCGGTTTGACCACGGTGGGACAGGCCGGGGCCGACGTGGGCATGCCGGATCAGGCTGTCACCCTGGCCACGGTGCTTAAGGCCCAGGGCTACGCTACCGGGCAGTTCGGCAAGAACCACCTGGGCGACCTGAACAAATACCTGCCCACCGTCCATGGTTTCGACGAATTCTTCGGCTACCTGTACCACCTCGACGCCATGTCGGACCCGTACTGGTTTGACTATCCGCAGGACTGGATCGATAAGACCGGCCCCCGGAATCTGGTCCATTGCTATGCCACGGATGTGGACGATCCGACTGTGATGCCGCGGTGGGGCAAGGTCGGAAAGCAAAAGATCGTGGACGAAGGGCCGCTGGCCCCGTTTGCCGACATGAAGAACCGTCAAAACTGGCAAGTGGGACGTCCGGCCAAGTACAACATGGAGACCTTCGACGAGGTGCTGGTCGAAAGCTCCAAGGCTTTTATGGACAAGGCAAAAAAAGACGGCAAGCCGTTTTTTGTCTGGCACAATACGACGCGCATGCACGTCTTTACGTTCCTTTCCCAGAAGTATCAGGGGATGATGAACCCCAAAGATAATTATAACCTGGAAGAAGCCGGGATGGCACAGCTGGATGACAGCGTCGGCGCGTTGATCAAGCATCTTGAAGAAATCGGCGAAGCGGACAATACCATCATTGTCTTCACTACCGATAACGGCGCTGAAGTGTTCACGTGGCCGGACGGCGGCATGACGCCGTTTAAAGCCACCAAGGGGACAGCCTACGAAGGCGGATTCCGCGTACCGGCCATCATCAAATGGCCGGGCAAGATTAAGCCGGGCTCGGTGGAAAACGGAATCTTCTCCGGCCTCGACTGGCTCCCCACCTTTGCCGCTGCTGCCGGCAACCCGGACATCACCGAACAGCTCCTCAAGGGTGTGAAGCTTGGCGACCGGACCTACAAGAACCACCTCGACGGCTACAATCAGATGGATCTCCTGACCGGCAAGGGGCCATCCAATCGGCAGGAACTGTTCTACTTCGCTGGAGCCCAACTCGGGGCGCTACGCATTAACGACATGAAGTTTCAGTTCATCCAGCAGCCTTACGGCTGGCCGGGTGAGAAAGTCACAACCGACATGCCGACGATCATCAATCTGCGCCAGGATCCCTTTGAACGGACGCCGACCACACGCGGCGAGACGACGAACAATGGGGGGATGGGCTACGTCAACGATTTCTACTCGCGCGAATTCTGGCGTTTCGTCATGGTGCAGCAATATGTTGGCAAGCTGGCCATGACGGCGCTGGAGTATCCGCCAATGCAGGATCCGGCTTCTTTCAATCTGAGCGCCATAAAGGCCAAGGTTGACGAGGCGATCAAGAACCACGAAGGGCAATAG